The Actinomycetes bacterium genome includes a region encoding these proteins:
- a CDS encoding DUF4158 domain-containing protein — MLQGWAPEELIESWTLATDAASDRDDWQLVGNKSGPTRLGFALLLKFYELEARFPRHAGEVPRAAVDYLAGQVGVDPALFACYSWTGRTIEYHRAQVRRALGFREAARADEEKLVFWLAAEVAPVELSDERLREALLARCRADHIGPVGCANAFMQLTGTLTQAAEQLASVLPGIADRPR, encoded by the coding sequence GTGCTGCAGGGGTGGGCTCCAGAGGAGCTGATCGAGTCCTGGACGCTGGCGACCGATGCGGCCAGCGACCGCGACGACTGGCAGTTGGTGGGCAACAAGTCCGGGCCGACTCGGCTGGGCTTTGCCCTGTTGCTGAAGTTCTACGAGCTGGAAGCCCGCTTCCCCCGCCATGCCGGCGAGGTGCCGCGCGCGGCGGTCGACTACCTCGCCGGCCAGGTCGGGGTCGACCCGGCGCTGTTCGCCTGCTACTCGTGGACGGGCCGTACGATCGAGTACCACCGCGCCCAGGTCCGCCGGGCATTGGGGTTCCGGGAGGCGGCCCGCGCCGACGAGGAGAAGCTGGTCTTCTGGCTCGCCGCCGAGGTCGCCCCGGTGGAGCTGTCGGACGAGCGACTGCGGGAGGCGCTGCTGGCCCGCTGCCGCGCTGACCACATCGGGCCCGTAGGGTGCGCAAACGCGTTCATGCAGCTCACCGGCACTCTGACGCAGGCCGCCGAGCAGCTCGCGTCAGTGCTCCCGGGGATCGCTGATCGTCCGCGGTAG
- a CDS encoding PaaI family thioesterase — MSETQTTIRSRTFSWSDPALTAVHLGRRSGLDLLRAMVSGELPAPPVMDLLGVERLEVDEGRAAVVMTPQEFHYNPLGTVHGGVLATLLDTAAGCAVHSTLPAGVGYTSLDLTTRFLRPVTVASGALRCEGTVLARGRTTALAEARLTDVKGRLVAHATSSCLLFETGAD; from the coding sequence ATGAGTGAGACTCAGACGACAATACGGAGCCGCACCTTCTCGTGGTCCGACCCGGCGCTCACCGCCGTGCACCTCGGCCGCCGCAGCGGGCTGGACCTGCTCCGGGCGATGGTCTCCGGCGAGCTGCCTGCCCCGCCCGTCATGGATCTGCTCGGCGTCGAACGGTTGGAGGTGGACGAGGGCCGGGCCGCGGTGGTCATGACCCCACAGGAGTTCCACTACAACCCGCTCGGCACGGTGCACGGCGGGGTCCTCGCGACGCTGCTGGACACGGCCGCGGGGTGTGCGGTCCACTCCACGCTGCCCGCCGGCGTCGGCTATACCTCGCTGGACCTGACGACCAGGTTCCTTCGCCCGGTGACGGTTGCCTCCGGCGCGTTGCGCTGCGAGGGGACGGTGCTGGCGCGGGGCCGGACCACGGCGCTGGCCGAGGCGCGACTCACCGATGTGAAGGGCCGCCTGGTCGCGCACGCCACCTCGTCCTGCCTTCTCTTCGAGACCGGCGCGGACTGA
- a CDS encoding helix-turn-helix domain-containing protein has translation MRPEALNWSIDNCTIGRAMEILGEKWTVVVLREIFTGVRRFDDMRERTGIPRQVLANRLASLVTHGILRREPYREPGARGRYEYRLTDKGFDLYPVLVAVRDWGDRYLADPSGPPLRTVHAGCETQVHAVLRCEAGHEIATMRQVQPRPGPGAIRLSPIGDAATQAGYRQ, from the coding sequence ATGCGTCCTGAAGCCCTGAACTGGTCGATCGACAACTGCACCATCGGCCGAGCGATGGAGATCCTCGGTGAGAAGTGGACCGTGGTCGTCCTCCGCGAGATCTTCACCGGGGTGCGGCGCTTCGATGACATGCGCGAGCGCACCGGGATCCCGCGTCAGGTGCTCGCCAACCGGCTCGCCAGCCTGGTCACCCACGGCATCCTGCGGCGCGAGCCCTACCGCGAACCGGGCGCCCGGGGGCGCTATGAGTACCGCCTGACCGACAAGGGCTTCGACCTGTACCCGGTGCTGGTCGCCGTGCGCGACTGGGGCGACCGCTACCTTGCGGACCCCAGCGGCCCGCCGCTTCGCACCGTCCACGCCGGCTGCGAGACCCAGGTGCACGCGGTGTTGCGCTGCGAGGCCGGCCACGAGATCGCCACGATGCGGCAGGTCCAGCCGCGCCCAGGCCCAGGCGCGATCCGCCTGAGCCCGATCGGCGACGCCGCCACGCAGGCGGGATATCGACAGTGA